The following are from one region of the Lentimicrobium sp. L6 genome:
- a CDS encoding DUF4249 domain-containing protein, with translation MKLKLMKHITLLFSSRKMMNIILSLIILLGLWTCIKPYNPALKASSIEKYVVQGMVSNQEGWQEVNVSITSSVKEPHFIPVDFCEVKIIDDENNIFDLINTGDGTYKVWMTSDELVIGRGYKIKVTIVGGIVLESDYDYIPKGPAIGEVYYEVEQHHIDYPEGWLMGVQFYTNMTGENSDSRYYRWKLTETYEYHSVYPLEFYYNGEIQQVSPPDSSEMICYRTDLVDEIFTLSTESFSSNSINKFPLHYIENTRPKLGILYSLLIEQMALSRAAYFYWDQLRQNNEEQGGLYATQPLAVKGNIRNTSSPDFEVLGFFQASNISKKRIFVEPKPEFELNYSDRCYPEPLRFGFIEISPRDYPAYLLSEDGFPSTTILNDECIFCTMRGGVTQKPEFWPN, from the coding sequence ATGAAATTGAAATTAATGAAACATATTACTCTTTTATTTTCATCCCGAAAAATGATGAACATTATCCTTTCATTAATTATTCTATTGGGTTTATGGACCTGCATAAAGCCTTATAATCCAGCATTAAAAGCGTCCTCAATAGAAAAATATGTAGTCCAAGGGATGGTGAGTAACCAGGAAGGTTGGCAAGAGGTAAATGTTAGTATCACCTCTTCAGTTAAGGAGCCTCATTTTATTCCTGTCGATTTTTGTGAAGTAAAAATCATTGACGATGAAAACAATATTTTCGATTTAATTAACACTGGGGATGGGACTTACAAAGTCTGGATGACAAGCGATGAATTGGTCATTGGAAGGGGTTATAAAATAAAAGTAACTATCGTAGGTGGTATAGTCTTGGAGTCCGACTACGACTATATTCCAAAAGGTCCAGCTATTGGGGAAGTATATTATGAAGTGGAACAACACCATATTGATTACCCAGAAGGCTGGTTAATGGGAGTCCAGTTTTACACCAATATGACAGGCGAAAATTCTGATAGCAGATACTACCGCTGGAAACTCACAGAAACCTATGAATATCACTCTGTTTATCCTCTTGAGTTTTATTATAATGGAGAAATTCAGCAAGTAAGCCCTCCAGATTCTTCGGAAATGATTTGTTATAGAACAGATTTGGTAGATGAGATTTTCACCTTAAGCACCGAAAGCTTTAGTTCTAACAGTATCAATAAATTCCCTCTTCATTATATTGAAAATACAAGACCCAAATTAGGAATTCTATATAGCCTTCTTATAGAACAAATGGCACTAAGCAGAGCAGCCTACTTTTACTGGGATCAACTCAGGCAAAACAACGAAGAACAAGGTGGCCTTTACGCTACACAACCACTTGCTGTAAAAGGAAATATAAGAAATACAAGTTCACCTGACTTTGAGGTTTTAGGATTTTTTCAAGCCAGTAATATTAGCAAAAAAAGGATATTTGTAGAACCGAAACCTGAATTCGAATTAAACTACTCAGATCGCTGTTATCCAGAGCCATTAAGATTCGGATTTATTGAAATTTCACCCCGCGATTATCCCGCATATTTGCTATCTGAGGATGGATTTCCTTCCACTACTATATTAAATGACGAATGTATTTTTTGCACCATGCGTGGTGGTGTCACACAAAAACCCGAATTTTGGCCAAACTAA
- a CDS encoding DUF4249 domain-containing protein, with product MFIILTSCIKKYDPNFKDNALQKYVVQGTVNNQEGWQEIDISISSALTQPAYIPVGGCQVEIIDDENQKFDMEEYEKGKYRVWMSQEYLVVGRAYKTRIVLPNEDILESSFDQMPSGPEIEGVFFQLKDLPTSEPDEWIKGIQYYTHLKASSQQSRFYRWQITETWEFHSAYPKEFYYDGVVNHIFPPDYSEFYCWTTRVVDEIFTLSTQSLSENEYSNLPLHYVSNTSERLSVLYSFMLKQIALSEAAYQYWDQLRINNTIGEGLYASQPLAIKGNIVNTTNPHLEVLGFFQASSETSKRIFTEPLNDLELDYSNKCSPALMRKGLIEITPNMYPAWLMEDRGVWIPVLMNDECVDCTLRGGKTEKPIFWP from the coding sequence TTGTTCATAATTTTGACCTCATGTATCAAAAAATACGATCCCAATTTCAAGGATAATGCCTTACAAAAATATGTGGTACAAGGTACGGTGAACAACCAAGAAGGGTGGCAAGAAATAGATATCTCCATTTCATCAGCATTAACACAACCCGCTTATATTCCTGTTGGAGGTTGCCAAGTAGAAATTATTGATGATGAAAACCAAAAATTTGACATGGAAGAATATGAAAAGGGCAAATATAGAGTTTGGATGAGTCAAGAATACTTGGTTGTGGGTAGAGCTTATAAAACTAGAATTGTTTTACCCAATGAGGATATTTTGGAATCATCATTTGACCAGATGCCTTCTGGACCAGAAATAGAGGGTGTGTTTTTCCAATTAAAAGACTTGCCCACTAGCGAACCCGATGAATGGATAAAAGGAATTCAATATTATACCCATTTAAAAGCAAGCAGCCAACAAAGCCGATTTTATAGATGGCAAATCACCGAGACTTGGGAGTTTCACTCTGCTTACCCCAAAGAGTTTTACTATGATGGGGTGGTCAACCATATCTTTCCACCAGATTATTCCGAATTTTATTGCTGGACCACTAGAGTTGTTGATGAAATATTTACACTTTCTACCCAAAGTTTAAGCGAGAATGAATATTCCAACCTCCCATTACACTATGTAAGTAATACCTCAGAACGATTATCGGTTCTTTATAGTTTTATGCTTAAACAAATTGCGTTGAGTGAGGCTGCCTATCAATACTGGGACCAATTGAGAATCAACAATACCATTGGAGAAGGTCTCTATGCTTCTCAACCCCTAGCTATTAAAGGGAATATCGTAAATACAACAAATCCTCACTTGGAAGTATTAGGATTTTTCCAAGCTAGTTCCGAAACCAGTAAAAGAATATTTACTGAACCTTTAAACGATTTAGAACTGGATTATTCTAATAAATGCTCTCCTGCCTTGATGAGAAAAGGATTGATCGAAATAACACCTAATATGTATCCTGCTTGGCTAATGGAAGATAGAGGGGTTTGGATTCCAGTATTAATGAATGATGAATGCGTAGATTGCACTCTACGAGGTGGTAAAACTGAAAAACCAATTTTCTGGCCATGA
- a CDS encoding TonB-dependent receptor, translating to MKKLIILIGLWAYFLPIIAQNNEKVLLNIKLTDSSFPNFIEEVEQQSHYKVLYQEEWTKNIKVNITNSQISVLDAFESILNSTEYKASIYESFIVILPQQELLSQLPDYNPPPKENISEEVQKPTSAFMKGRKADNIKITVGTSKYPIVGRKVKMSGRVRDAQTDKGVEGATIYFEELKKGGITDALGFFEMQLPSGKYNARIECLGMEKINCQIQVISDGSFQLPMQKANYDMKEVVIYGDRQMSIRDKDPGLEKVSVKNIKELPMMMGESDIIKVSEMLPGIVSVGEGAAGLNVRGGSFDQNAFYYNNIPVYNTSHMFGFFPAFNADVIKDFSIYKGYIPAQYGGKISSIFDINARSGNKKRYTAHGGISPIAGNLTIEGPIKKDTASFLISGRSSYSDWILKQVKDYTIRNSKASFYDITASFNYDLPKTQINVFGYISQDYFKLHDINTYWYSNKGLSANFGHQFNSSLRGDFSLSGAEYQFKTIDNQLESAAYEHEFKVGQYDIKADFHQIFTEKNSLDFGINGVWYGLERGDVLPSGNQSLQSPIHLGNEQGLETALYLSDKYQITPLLELNAGFRFSAYSAFGPKKVYTYFENGPRDERNISDSLTFDSGKAIKWYYFPEFRASLNYQTDEFGSIKLGFNQMHQNIFMLNNTITVAPNSQWKLADYHLQPSRSYQVSLGVFRNFPKGGWEASAEVYYKSTKNYTEFKDGADFLSSPLVETTVLQGDQTSYGIELLVKRTGKKLGGWLAYTYSRSMIQVDGGEKWNQINQGDPYPSNFDIPHVFNAIINYRISKRVIFSTSLTYQTGKPATFPTSYYYIEGQPYLDYSKRNEYRIPDYFRTDISLTVEGNLRKKKLLHSSFIFSVYNLTSRENPYSVYFTKEQGRISSYQYAVIGVPIFTATWIFKLGNFDAD from the coding sequence ATGAAAAAGCTCATTATACTCATCGGACTGTGGGCTTATTTTCTCCCAATCATCGCCCAAAATAATGAAAAAGTACTGCTGAATATCAAATTGACAGACTCCTCATTCCCTAATTTTATTGAAGAAGTAGAGCAACAAAGCCATTATAAGGTTTTATATCAAGAAGAATGGACTAAAAATATCAAAGTAAACATCACAAATTCTCAGATATCTGTTTTAGATGCTTTCGAAAGTATTTTAAATTCTACCGAATATAAAGCATCTATTTATGAGTCATTTATAGTTATACTTCCTCAACAAGAATTGCTAAGCCAACTTCCTGATTATAATCCTCCTCCCAAGGAAAACATAAGCGAGGAGGTTCAAAAACCAACATCCGCCTTTATGAAAGGTAGAAAAGCTGATAATATTAAAATCACAGTTGGCACATCAAAATATCCTATAGTGGGTAGAAAAGTAAAAATGAGTGGACGAGTAAGGGATGCCCAAACCGATAAAGGAGTAGAAGGAGCAACCATTTATTTTGAAGAACTAAAAAAAGGTGGGATTACAGATGCTCTAGGTTTTTTTGAGATGCAATTACCATCTGGTAAGTATAATGCTAGAATAGAGTGCTTAGGAATGGAGAAAATCAATTGCCAGATACAAGTCATATCCGATGGAAGCTTTCAACTACCTATGCAAAAAGCTAATTACGACATGAAAGAGGTGGTGATTTATGGAGATAGGCAAATGAGTATTCGTGATAAGGACCCTGGATTGGAAAAAGTAAGCGTTAAAAACATCAAAGAACTTCCCATGATGATGGGTGAAAGCGATATCATAAAGGTATCAGAAATGTTACCCGGAATTGTAAGTGTAGGAGAAGGTGCAGCAGGACTGAATGTAAGAGGAGGAAGTTTCGATCAAAATGCCTTTTATTATAATAATATCCCTGTTTATAATACATCTCACATGTTTGGATTCTTCCCAGCATTTAATGCCGATGTGATTAAAGATTTCAGCATTTACAAGGGTTATATTCCCGCTCAATATGGAGGAAAAATCTCTTCCATATTTGATATCAATGCGCGATCCGGAAATAAAAAAAGGTATACTGCTCATGGCGGTATCAGTCCTATCGCAGGTAATTTAACCATAGAAGGCCCTATCAAGAAAGATACGGCCTCATTCCTCATTAGTGGCCGTTCTTCATATTCCGATTGGATTTTGAAACAGGTAAAGGACTATACCATCAGAAATAGCAAAGCTTCATTTTATGATATAACCGCTTCCTTTAACTACGATTTACCCAAAACACAAATCAATGTATTTGGCTATATCAGTCAAGACTATTTTAAGCTTCACGATATCAACACTTATTGGTATTCCAACAAAGGATTATCGGCCAATTTTGGTCATCAGTTTAATTCTAGTCTTAGAGGAGACTTCTCTCTTAGTGGAGCTGAATATCAATTTAAAACCATCGACAATCAGCTAGAAAGCGCTGCTTATGAGCATGAATTCAAAGTGGGGCAATATGATATAAAAGCCGATTTCCATCAAATATTTACCGAGAAAAACAGTCTTGATTTTGGAATAAATGGAGTTTGGTATGGGTTGGAAAGAGGTGATGTATTACCATCAGGTAATCAATCATTACAATCACCTATCCATTTGGGTAATGAGCAAGGCCTTGAAACTGCTTTATATTTATCAGATAAATACCAAATCACTCCTTTATTGGAACTCAATGCTGGATTCAGGTTTTCCGCATACAGTGCTTTTGGTCCTAAAAAAGTATATACCTATTTTGAAAATGGACCAAGAGATGAGAGAAATATTTCGGATTCATTAACTTTCGATAGTGGTAAGGCCATCAAATGGTATTATTTCCCAGAATTCAGAGCTTCTTTAAACTATCAAACCGATGAGTTTGGAAGCATCAAGCTAGGCTTCAACCAAATGCATCAGAATATTTTTATGCTAAATAATACCATTACGGTAGCTCCAAATTCTCAGTGGAAGTTGGCTGATTATCATTTACAACCCAGTCGCTCCTATCAAGTTTCCCTTGGCGTTTTTAGAAACTTTCCTAAAGGAGGATGGGAAGCCAGTGCCGAAGTGTATTATAAAAGCACTAAAAACTATACCGAATTTAAAGATGGAGCCGATTTCCTAAGTAGCCCTTTGGTTGAAACTACTGTTTTACAAGGTGACCAAACCAGTTATGGAATCGAGTTATTAGTGAAAAGAACAGGCAAGAAACTTGGAGGATGGTTGGCATATACCTATTCGCGTTCCATGATACAAGTAGATGGCGGGGAAAAGTGGAACCAAATTAATCAAGGCGACCCTTACCCTAGTAATTTTGATATTCCTCATGTTTTTAATGCCATTATCAATTACCGAATTAGTAAACGAGTAATATTTAGTACTTCCTTAACCTATCAAACTGGTAAGCCTGCTACTTTCCCAACTAGTTATTATTATATAGAAGGCCAACCCTATCTCGACTATTCCAAACGAAACGAATATAGAATTCCAGATTACTTTCGGACCGACATCTCTTTAACTGTAGAAGGAAACTTAAGAAAGAAAAAGCTACTTCACAGCTCATTTATCTTCAGTGTTTATAATCTTACCTCCAGAGAAAATCCCTATTCTGTATATTTCACCAAAGAACAGGGCAGAATCTCAAGCTATCAATATGCTGTGATTGGCGTACCTATCTTTACTGCAACTTGGATATTTAAATTGGGGAACTTCGATGCGGATTAA
- a CDS encoding DUF3137 domain-containing protein, which translates to MKSPLNTHIESNVTNTLASDQARILKGILGLVILVFFLLIALVVALDNSKQLLIAVVLLSLSLSISISLLVYLSIDLNQLHQKKYYFDLILKNQPLLKYIGNQYVSVYAFSDSLLYDEVDFFYKGSDLLKSENWEVSNLKVKCRTRNTNKENKVFKGCFFSFKKSLAIQEPIIIKPKIIGPDVTIPKVLNHLMNPYFNPNADQIVTGYSDFDQLFDIYTLNAKETTSFLSEGKMKDILSFYNNLKQIVEKQSSKNKNRIFKPKFDKPLNALELSFHKDGIYLAIREQKIFSLLKESMNTKHQNIILDLIKYLDKI; encoded by the coding sequence TTGAAATCCCCCTTAAATACACATATTGAGTCGAATGTGACTAACACATTGGCTTCAGACCAAGCCCGTATTCTGAAAGGAATACTGGGTTTGGTTATTCTTGTTTTCTTTCTACTCATTGCTTTAGTTGTGGCACTAGACAATAGCAAGCAATTATTAATTGCAGTAGTTCTGCTTTCATTGTCGCTGAGTATCTCTATTAGCCTCCTCGTGTATTTGTCTATTGACTTAAATCAACTTCATCAGAAGAAGTATTACTTTGATTTGATTCTAAAAAATCAACCTCTATTAAAGTATATTGGGAATCAGTATGTTTCAGTTTATGCTTTCTCTGATAGTTTATTATATGATGAGGTAGATTTTTTTTATAAGGGTAGCGATTTACTCAAATCAGAAAACTGGGAAGTTTCTAACTTGAAAGTGAAATGTAGAACAAGAAATACCAATAAAGAAAATAAAGTTTTCAAAGGGTGTTTTTTTAGTTTTAAAAAATCTTTAGCTATCCAAGAACCTATTATCATAAAGCCAAAAATTATTGGCCCTGATGTTACTATTCCAAAGGTTCTGAATCATTTGATGAATCCATATTTCAACCCAAATGCAGATCAAATAGTAACAGGATATTCTGATTTCGATCAATTATTCGATATCTACACTTTAAATGCAAAAGAAACAACTTCGTTCCTATCAGAAGGTAAGATGAAGGATATATTAAGTTTTTACAATAATTTGAAACAAATTGTTGAAAAGCAAAGTTCAAAAAATAAAAACCGTATTTTTAAGCCAAAATTTGATAAACCTCTAAATGCCTTAGAATTATCGTTTCATAAAGATGGAATCTACTTGGCCATTAGAGAGCAAAAGATTTTTTCCTTATTGAAGGAAAGCATGAACACAAAACACCAAAACATTATATTAGATCTAATCAAATATCTTGACAAAATTTAA